One window of the Zea mays cultivar B73 chromosome 3, Zm-B73-REFERENCE-NAM-5.0, whole genome shotgun sequence genome contains the following:
- the LOC103651346 gene encoding uncharacterized protein, with protein sequence MSSETAATPSETEAARANLLKRNSDDVGWEYGVLVDANNKDKVKCKFCDKEMRGGIYRLKEHLAHVGKNVKKCTSATPQALEAKEKCKKAIEAAKRKREEKTVRELELREEVNVSRVGEESEEVTCVGSSQPHKLGPIDKWTRAIDPTKADSFKQQQLNKELWKEREHEVHKFIARWAYNHGIPFNACDNDEFKQMCEAIGQFGPGLTPPTQDAFRGSLLEEEYERTKCLLQEREAEKMKNGCSIMTDAWSDRKRRSIMNICTNCADGTSFISSKEMSDVSHTSEVIFELVDKAIEDIGEENVVQVVTDNASNNMGAKKLLLEKRPQIFWTSCAAHTINLMLQGIGKLPRFRKVIDQAKSFTIFVYGHTRTLECLRYFTEGKELVRPGVTRFASYFLTLNSMQEKKDQLRKMVVHSRWDSLKDVKSKKGKEATATILSPAFWKDVKLMLAVSNLCQHHGGGYMELKHQLYKRWLQGYYL encoded by the exons ATGTCATCAGAAACTGCAGCTACACCTTCTGAAACTGAAGCAGCTAGAGCGAATCTCCTAAAAAGAAATTCAGATGATGTTGGATGGGAATATGGTGTTCTTGTTGATGCTAACAACAAAGACAAGGTGAAGTGTAAGTTCTGTGACAAGGAGATGAGGGGAGGGATTTATAGGTTGAAGGAAcatcttgcccatgttggaaagaATGTGAAGAAATGCACGTCTGCAACACCGCAGGCTCTAGAGGCTAAAGAGAAGTGCAAGAAAGCAATAGAGGCTGCAAAAAGGAAGAGGGAGGAGAAGACTGTTCGTGAGCTAGAACTTAGAGAGGAAGTGAATGTATCTAGGGTTGGAGAGGAGTCAGAAGAAGTCACTTGTGTTGGAAGCTCACAGCCTCACAAATTAGGGCCAATTGACAAATGGACACGTGCTATTGATCCTACCAAGGCTGATTCATTCAAACAACAGCAGCTGAACAAGGAACTATGGAAAGAAAGAGAGCATGAGGTGCACAAGTTTATTGCAAGATGGGCCTATAATCATG GAATACCTTTCAATGCATGTGACAATGATGAGTTCAAGCAAATGTGTGAAGCAATTGGACAATTTGGACCAGGACTtacacctccaactcaagatgcCTTTCGAGGTAGTTTGCTGGAAGAAGAATATGAAAGAACCAAGTGTTTGCTGCAGGAACGTGAAGCCGAGAAGATGAAAAATGGTTGCTCTATTATGACCGATGCTTGGTCAGATAGGAAGAGGAGAAGCATAATGAATATATGCACTAATTGTGCTGATGGAACCTCCTTCATCAGCTCAAAAGAGATGTCAGATGTGTCACACACAAGCGAAGTCATTTTTGAATTAGTGGACAAAGCAATTGAAGACATTGGTGAAGAAAATGTGGTGCAAGTAGTCACTGACAATGCCTCTAACAACATGGGAGCAAAGAAGCTATTGCTTGAGAAGAGACCACAAATATTTTGGACCTCTTGTGCAGCTCACACAATCAACTTGATGCTCCAAGGAATTGGCAAATTGCCTCGGTTCAGGAAAGTGATTGACCAAGCAAAGTCATTTACCATATTTGTGTATGGCCACACAAGAACATTGGAGTGCTTGAGATACTTCACAGAGGGGAAAGAGCTAGTGAGGCCAGGAGTGACTAGGTTTGCTTCATACTTTCTCACTTTGAACAGTATGCAAGAGAAGAAGGACCAGTTAAGGAAGATGGTAGTTCATAGCAGGTGGGACTCATTAAAGGATGTGaaatcaaagaaaggaaaagaggccACAGCTACTATATTGAGTCCAGCCTTTTGGAAGGATGTGAAGCTAATGTTGGCTGTTTCTAATTTATGTCAGCATCATGGTGGCGGTTATATGGAACTGAAACACCAGCTTTACAAAAGATGGCTACAAGGATATTATCTTTGA